A single Elephas maximus indicus isolate mEleMax1 chromosome 2, mEleMax1 primary haplotype, whole genome shotgun sequence DNA region contains:
- the LOC126070062 gene encoding protocadherin alpha-4-like isoform X2, translated as MFRVMKYLFISQKRGTMLASRPGGQEAQLLLLSLLLVAAWEAGSGQVHYSVPEEAKHGTFVGRIAQDLGLELAELVPRLFRVASKGRADLLEVNLQNGILFVNSRIDREELCGRSAVCSIHLEVIVDKPLQVFHVEVEVRDINDNPPVFPATQKNLFISETRALDSHLPLEGASDEDVGENALLIYRLSPNEYFSLDVPTSDEQVKPLGLVLKKSLDREVASKLLLVLKATDRGKPELTGTVELCITVLDVNDNAPVFDKAVYRVKLLENARNGTLVIRLNASDLDEGSNSHILYSFATDASPYIEASFRIDSASGEITVSGKLDFEEAKLYKIQVEAVDKGSPPMFGHCIVLIEILDVNDNAPELMVTSLSLPVREDAPQGTVIALITVSDRDSGANGQVTCFLMAHDPFKLVSTFKNYYSLVLENALDRESVSAYTLVVTAQDGGSPSLSATTSLSVEVADVNDNAPTFAQPEYTVFVKENNPPGCHIFTVSAHDTDTQENALVSYSLVERRVGERALSSYVSVHAESGKVYALQPLDHEELELLQFQVSARDSGFPPLGSNVTLQVFVLDENDNAPVLLPPVSPGVSGPVSELVPLSVGAGHVVAKVRAVDADSGYNAWLSYELQPAAGGARSPFRVGLYTGEVSTSRALDEADVPQQRLLVLVKDHGEPRLTATATVLVSLVESSQALKTSSRASVGTAGRETALVDVNVYLIIAICAVSSLMVLTLLLYTALRCSAPPTEGACGPGKPTLVCSSAVGTWSYSQQRRQRVCSGEGPPKTDLMAFSPSLPPGLDRQDREERLEAGSNHPEQVSFVQTPSLQEVYVNFL; from the exons ATGTTTCGAgtcatgaaatatttatttattagccAGAAGAGAGGCACGATGTTAGCTTCCAGACCCGGTGGCCAGGAAGCCCAGCTCCTGCTGCTGTCGCTTCTGCTCGTCGCAGCCTGGGAGGCCGGGAGCGGCCAGGTCCACTACTCGGTCCCCGAGGAGGCCAAACACGGCACCTTCGTGGGCCGCATCGCGCAGGACCTGGGGCTGGAGCTGGCCGAGCTGGTGCCGCGCCTGTTCCGGGTGGCGTCCAAAGGCCGCGCGGACCTTCTGGAGGTGAATCTGCAGAACGGCATTTTGTTCGTGAATTCTCGAATCGACCGCGAGGAGCTGTGCGGGCGGAGCGCGGTGTGCAGCATCCACCTGGAGGTGATCGTGGACAAGCCGCTGCAGGTTTTCCACGTGGAGGTGGAGGTGAGGGACATTAACGACAACCCGCCGGTGTTCCCGGCGACACAAAAGAATCTGTTTATTTCTGAAACTAGAGCTCTTGACTCTCATTTACCACTAGAGGGCGCCTCTGATGAAGACGTTGGGGAGAACGCTCTGCTGATTTACAGACTGAGCCCCAATGAGTATTTCTCCCTGGATGTACCAACCAGCGACGAGCAGGTAAAGCCGCTCGGGCTAGTACTAAAAAAATCTTTAGACAGGGAAGTTGCTTCAAAGCTTCTTTTGGTGCTCAAAGCAACTGACAGAGGTAAACCTGAGCTGACAGGCACCGTAGAATTATGTATTACAGTACTGGACGTAAATGACAATGCCCCAGTGTTTGACAAAGCAGTCTACCGTGTAAAATTACTGGAAAATGCAAGAAATGGTACATTGGTTATTAGACTAAACGCCTCAGATCTGGACGAGGGCTCAAACAGCCACATTCTTTATTCCTTCGCAACTGATGCCTCCCCTTACATAGAAGCCTCTTTTCGCATAGATTCAGCCAGCGGAGAAATAACAGTAAGTGGAAAACTGGATTTTGAAGAAGCTAAATTATATAAGATTCAAGTAGAAGCAGTTGACAAAGGAAGCCCTCCAATGTTTGGTCACTGCATTGTCTTGATAGAAATCTTGGACGTCAATGATAATGCTCCCGAGTTGATGGTGACGTCGTTATCGCTCCCTGTACGAGAGGACGCTCCCCAGGGCACTGTCATCGCTCTCATCACTGTGTCCGACCGGGACTCTGGCGCCAATGGGCAGGTGACCTGCTTCCTAATGGCCCATGACCCCTTCAAGCTGGTGTCCACCTTCAAGAATTACTATTCGTTAGTTCTGGAAAACGCTCTGGACCGCGAGAGTGTGTCAGCCTATACGCTGGTGGTGACAGCGCAGGACGGGGGATCACCTTCTCTGTCGGCCACAACCAGCTTGTCCGTGGAGGTAGCCGACGTGAACGACAACGCACCCACGTTCGCCCAGCCTGAATATACGGTGTTCGTGAAGGAGAACAACCcaccaggctgccacatcttcacGGTGTCGGCACACGACACGGACACTCAGGAGAACGCGCTGGTGTCCTACTCGCTCGTGGAGCGGCGGGTGGGCGAGCGCGCGCTGTCGAGCTACGTGTCCGTGCACGCCGAGAGCGGCAAG GTGTACGCGCTGCAGCCGCTGGACCACGAGGAGCTGGAGCTGCTTCAGTTCCAGGTGAGCGCGCGAGACTCTGGCTTCCCACCTCTGGGCAGCAACGTGACTCTGCAGGTGTTCGTGCTTGACGAGAACGACAACGCGCCGGTGCTGCTGCCACCTGTGTCCCCCGGCGTGAGCGGCCCTGTGAGCGAGCTGGTGCCACTGTCAGTGGGTGCGGGCCACGTGGTGGCGAAGGTGCGCGCGGTGGACGCAGACTCGGGTTACAACGCTTGGCTGTCATACGAGCTGCAACCGGCCGCGGGAGGCGCGCGCAGCCCGTTCCGCGTGGGGCTGTACACGGGTGAAGTGAGCACGAGCCGAGCCTTGGACGAGGCGGACGTGCCACAACAGCGCCTGCTGGTGCTGGTGAAGGACCACGGGGAGCCGCGGCTGACGGCCACAGCCACCGTGCTGGTGTCGCTGGTGGAGAGCAGCCAAGCGCTGAAAACGTCGTCGCGGGCGTCAGTGGGAACCGCAGGCCGGGAGACGGCGCTGGTGGATGTCAACGTGTACCTGATCATCGCCATCTGTGCAGTGTCCAGCCTGATGGTGCTCACGCTGCTGTTGTACACCGCGCTGCGGTGCTCTGCGCCGCCCACAGAGGGCGCGTGCGGGCCGGGGAAGCCCACGCTGGTGTGCTCCAGCGCGGTGGGGACCTGGTCGTACTCACAGCAGAGGCGGCAGAGGGTGTGCTCTGGGGAGGGACCGCCCAAGACCGACCTCATGGCCTTCAGCCCCAGCCTACCTCCGGGTCTGGATAGACAAGACAGAGAGGAAAGGTTGGAGGCAGGATCAAATCACCCTGAACAGGTGAGTTTTGTACAGACTCCATCTCTTCAGGAAGTCTACgttaattttttataa
- the LOC126070062 gene encoding protocadherin alpha-11-like isoform X1 encodes MLDSQKGKSGTRGLLFSLLLVAAWEAGSGQVHYSVPEEAKHGTFVGRIAQDLGLELAELVPRLFRVASKGRADLLEVNLQNGILFVNSRIDREELCGRSAVCSIHLEVIVDKPLQVFHVEVEVRDINDNPPVFSLGEQRLQISESKQPDSRFPLEGASDADTRENALLTYRLSQNEYFSLELPTSSKMTKRLSLVLKKSLDREKTPELNLLLTATDGGKPELTGTVQLLVSVLDVNDNDPEFDQSEYKVRLLENAAKETFVIKLNATDRDEGVNGEVTYTLISVKPNGRPLFTLDENNGEVRVNGTLDYEENKFYEIEVQATDKGNPPMAGHCIVWVEILDANDNAPEVTMTSLSLPVREDAQPSTVIALISVSDRDSGANGQVACSLTPNIPFKLVSTFKNYYSVMLDSVLDRESVSTYELVVTARDRGSPSLSATTSILVEVADVNDNAPTFAQPEYTVFVKENNPPGCHIFTVSARDVDAHENALVSYSLVERRVGERTLSSYVSVHSESGKVYALQPLDHEELELLQFQVSARDSGFPPLGSNVTLQVFVLDENDNAPVLLPPVSPGVSGPVSELVPLSVGAGHVVAKVRAVDADSGYNAWLSYELQPAAGGARSPFRVGLYTGEVSTSRALDEADVPQQRLLVLVKDHGEPRLTATATVLVSLVESSQALKTSSRASVGTAGRETALVDVNVYLIIAICAVSSLMVLTLLLYTALRCSAPPTEGACGPGKPTLVCSSAVGTWSYSQQRRQRVCSGEGPPKTDLMAFSPSLPPGLDRQDREERLEAGSNHPEQVSFVQTPSLQEVYVNFL; translated from the coding sequence ATGTTGGATTCTCAGAAAGGGAAGTCGGGCACTCGGGGTCTGCTATTCTCGCTTCTGCTCGTCGCAGCCTGGGAGGCCGGGAGCGGCCAGGTCCACTACTCGGTCCCCGAGGAGGCCAAACACGGCACCTTCGTGGGCCGCATCGCGCAGGACCTGGGGCTGGAGCTGGCCGAGCTGGTGCCGCGCCTGTTCCGGGTGGCGTCCAAAGGCCGCGCGGACCTTCTGGAGGTGAATCTGCAGAACGGCATTTTGTTCGTGAATTCTCGGATCGACCGCGAGGAGCTGTGCGGGCGGAGCGCGGTGTGCAGCATCCACCTGGAAGTGATCGTGGACAAGCCGCTGCAGGTTTTCCACGTGGAGGTGGAGGTGAGGGACATTAACGACAACCCGCCGGTGTTCTCCCTCGGAGAACAAAGGCTGCAGATTTCTGAATCAAAGCAACCGGACTCGCGTTTTCCGCTAGAGGGAGCTTCCGATGCGGATACAAGAGAGAATGCTCTACTGACCTACAGATTAAGTCAAAATGAGTATTTTTCTTTAGAATTACCAACAAGTAGTAAGATGACTAAAAGACTGTCACTTGTATTAAAGAAGTCTCTGGATAGAGAGAAAACTCCGGAACTTAATTTGCTACTGACTGCTACAGATGGGGGGAAACCGGAGCTCACAGGCACCGTTCAGCTCTTGGTCAGCGTACTGGATGTTAACGACAACGATCCGGAGTTTGATCAATCAGAATACAAAGTGAGATTGCTGGAAAACGCTGCTAAAGAAACTTTTGTGATAAAGTTAAATGCCACAGATCGAGATGAAGGAGTCAATGGAGAGGTAACATACACTTTGATATCAGTTAAGCCCAATGGAAGACCCTTATTTACACTAGATGAAAATAATGGAGAAGTGAGGGTCAATGGAACTTTAGATTATGAAGAAAACAAGTTTTATGAAATTGAAGTACAGGCCACAGATAAGGGGAATCCGCCCATGGCAGGTCACTGTATAGTGTGGGTAGAAATCTTAGATGCCAACGATAATGCCCCTGAAGTCACCATGACTTCCCTGTCCCTCCCCGTACGAGAGGACGCTCAGCCTAGCACCGTCATTGCGCTGATCAGCGTATCCGACCGTGATTCCGGTGCCAATGGGCAGGTGGCCTGCTCTCTGACGCCCAACATCCCCTTTAAGCTGGTGTCCACCTTCAAGAATTACTACTCAGTGATGCTGGACAGCGTCCTCGACCGTGAGAGCGTGTCGACCTACGAGCTGGTGGTGACAGCGCGGGACCGGGGATCACCTTCTCTGTCCGCCACAACCAGCATATTAGTGGAGGTGGCCGACGTTAACGACAACGCACCCACGTTCGCCCAGCCCGAGTACACGGTGTTCGTGAAGGAGAACAACCCGCCGGGCTGCCACATTTTCACGGTGTCAGCGCGCGACGTGGACGCGCACGAGAACGCGCTGGTGTCCTACTCACTGGTGGAGCGGCGGGTGGGTGAGCGCACTCTGTCGAGCTACGTGTCGGTGCACTCCGAGAGCGGCAAGGTGTACGCGCTGCAGCCGCTGGACCACGAGGAGCTGGAGCTGCTTCAGTTCCAGGTGAGCGCGCGAGACTCTGGCTTCCCACCTCTGGGCAGCAACGTGACTCTGCAGGTGTTCGTGCTTGACGAGAACGACAACGCGCCGGTGCTGCTGCCACCTGTGTCCCCCGGCGTGAGCGGCCCTGTGAGCGAGCTGGTGCCACTGTCAGTGGGTGCGGGCCACGTGGTGGCGAAGGTGCGCGCGGTGGACGCAGACTCGGGTTACAACGCTTGGCTGTCATACGAGCTGCAACCGGCCGCGGGAGGCGCGCGCAGCCCGTTCCGCGTGGGGCTGTACACGGGTGAAGTGAGCACGAGCCGAGCCTTGGACGAGGCGGACGTGCCACAACAGCGCCTGCTGGTGCTGGTGAAGGACCACGGGGAGCCGCGGCTGACGGCCACAGCCACCGTGCTGGTGTCGCTGGTGGAGAGCAGCCAAGCGCTGAAAACGTCGTCGCGGGCGTCAGTGGGAACCGCAGGCCGGGAGACGGCGCTGGTGGATGTCAACGTGTACCTGATCATCGCCATCTGTGCAGTGTCCAGCCTGATGGTGCTCACGCTGCTGTTGTACACCGCGCTGCGGTGCTCTGCGCCGCCCACAGAGGGCGCGTGCGGGCCGGGGAAGCCCACGCTGGTGTGCTCCAGCGCGGTGGGGACCTGGTCGTACTCACAGCAGAGGCGGCAGAGGGTGTGCTCTGGGGAGGGACCGCCCAAGACCGACCTCATGGCCTTCAGCCCCAGCCTACCTCCGGGTCTGGATAGACAAGACAGAGAGGAAAGGTTGGAGGCAGGATCAAATCACCCTGAACAGGTGAGTTTTGTACAGACTCCATCTCTTCAGGAAGTCTACgttaattttttataa